From Streptomyces sp. NBC_01551:
AGCACCCGGGGGTGCGCGGCGAGTTCGGCGAGGGTGGTCAGGGCGCCGATGCGCAGGCCGCCGTCGGGCCCCTCCTCGATGCCGCGCAGCTCGTCCACGTGCCGGATGTCCACCAGCAGCGGGCCGCCGGCCGCGTCGAGGACGATCTCGCCGGTGCGCAGCGCCGGCAGCAGGGTCTGGCCGCCGGCCAGCACCCGGGCGCCCCGGGTGCCGGACAGCAGGGTCAGGGCCTCGTCGAGGCCGACGGGCCGGACGTAGTCGAACTCGGTGAGGATCACTGGGCTTCCCCTCTCAGGCGGCGCCAGACCTTCTCGGGGGTGACGGGCATGTCGATGTGCCGGACGCCCAGGTCGGAGAGGGCGTCGACGACGGCGTTGACGACGGCCGCGGCGGGCGGCACGGTGGCGATCTCGCCGGCGCCCTTGGCCCCGAGCGGGTTGTGCGGGGAGGGCGTGGTCGTCTTGTCGAGGGTGAAGAACGGCGCGTCGAAGGCCCGCGGCAGGGCGTAGCGGGTGAGGTCGGAGCTGACGAGCAGCCCGTTCTCGTCGTAGACGGCGTGCTCCATCAGTGCCTGGCCGAGGCCGTGCATGATGCTGCCCTCGATCTGGCCGAGGACCACCTTCGGGTTGCCGATGTTCCCGGCGTCGTCGACGGCGGTGTAGGCCACCACCTCGGTCTCGCCGGTGAGTTCGTCGATCTCGACGACCGCGACGTGGGTCCCGAAGGGGTAGTTGAAGTCGGGCGGGTCGAAGTGGGTGGTCTCGTCGAGGGCCGGCTCGATCTCGGGCGGCAGACCCCAGCCGTACCACATGGCCATCGCCAGCTCGGCGAAGGTCTTGGTGTTCTCCGGGTTGCCGTCCTCGTAGACCTTGCCGCCCTCGTAGACGACCTTGTCCTCGGGGACGCCGAGGAACACGGCGCCGGCCTTGACCAGCTTCGCCTTGAGCTTGCGGGCGGTGAGGGCGACGGCGGGCGCGGCCATGCTGTAGGAACGCGAGCCGTAGGTGCCCTGCCCGTACGGGGCCTTGAGCGTGTCGCCCTCGTACACCTGGACCTGCGCCGGGTCGATGCCGAGCTCGTCGGCGGCGACCTGCGCGAAGACGGTGCCGTGGCTCTGGCCGGTGGAGGCGGAGCCGACGGTGACGGTGACCTCGCCGGTCGGGTGGACGCGGATGTTCGCGCTCTCCCAGGTGCCGCCGAGCATGCCCTCCTTGGACATCCGGGTGGAGGGGCCGACGCCGCAGATGGCGACGTAGCTGGCGATGCCGACGCCGAGGCGCTTGCCGCGGGCGCGGGCCTCCGCCTTGCGGGCGGGCATGCCGGCGTAGTCCGACAGTTCCATGGCCCGGTCGAAGTTCAGCTGGTAGTTCCCGGAGTCGTACGTCCAGCCGAGGCCGTTGTCGTACGGGAACTTCTCCTTCGGCACCAGGTTCTTGCGCCGTACGGCCGCCGGGTCCATGCCGATCTCGCAGGCGTACCGGTCGACCAGGCGCTCCATCAAGAACGCGGCCTCGGCTCGCCCGCTGCCGCGCTGGGCGCCGAGCGAGACGGTGTTGGTGAAGGCGGCGTACACCTCGCAGAAGGCCGCGTCGATGTCGTACATGCCGCTGATGGAGCGTCCCATCAGGGCGGTGGCGACACCGGGGCCGATGGTGGAGGGGTAGGCGCCGAGGTTGGCGTAGCTGGTGGCGCGCACGGCGGTGATGCGGCCGTCGCGGGTGCCGGCGAGCACCACGTGCTGGCGGTGGTCGCGGCCCTGGACGGTGGAGTTCATCAGCCCGGTACGGGTGTCGACCCACTTCACGGGCCGGCCGAGCGCCTTGGAGAGCAGCAGGACCAGCGCCATGTCGGGGTACAGGTACCCCTTGGTGCCGAAGCTGCCGCCGACGGTCGGGGCGACGACGCGGAGCTTGTTGAAGGGGATGCCGAGGACCAGCGCGGAGAGCAGGAAGCGGTGGTTGTGCGGGCCCTGGGTGGAGGCGTACAGCGTGTACTCGCCGGTGGCGGCGTTGTAGTCGCCGACCGCGCCGCGGGGCTCGATGGGGCTGTTGATGGTGCGCTGGTTCACCAGGTCCAGCTCCACCGTGACCTCGGCGACGGCGATGGCCGCGTCGGTGCGGTCCTTGTCGCCGCAGGTCCAGTACGCGTTCAGGTTGCCGGGAACGGCCTCGTGGAGCTGGGGCGCGCCCTCCTTGAGGGCTTCGTCGGCCAGCGTGACCACGGGCAGCGGCTCGTACGCGACCTCGATGGCCGAGAGCGCGGCGGCGGCCTGGCGGGGGGTCTCGGCGACGACGACCGCGATGGGGTCGCCGACGTGCCGGACGGTGTCACCGGTCAGGACGGGGCGGGCGCCGGGAAGTCCGTAGGGGTGGGGCGGGAAGTGGCTCTCGACCCCGCCGGGTATCCAGATGCAGGGCAGCGGCATGACGTCGGTGAAGTCGGCCGCGGTGGCCACCTTGAGCACGCCGGGCAGCTGCTCGGCGGCCTTGGTGTCGATGGAGAGGATCTTCGCGTGGGCCACCGGGCTGCCGAGGATGGCCATGTGGGCGGTGCCGGGCAGGTTGATGTCGGCGACGTACGTGGCCTCGCCGCGCAGCAGCTGCGGGTCCTCGCGGCTGTCGAGCGGCTGACCGAGCACTCCGTTGCCGTAGGGCGCGGCCTCAGCGGTCCCCGTGGCCTCAGTGGTCTGCGCGGTGTCCGCAGCCTCCACGGTCTCCGTGGTCTCCCCCGTCACTGTGGTCATCTCCCTCACACCTCCTGTCCGACGGCGGTGGACGCCGGGGAACCGGCGGGCACCTCGGCGCGCGAGGCCTCGCAGGCGCGCTGCACTCCGCGGACGACGCTGTGGTAGCCGGTGCAGCGGCACAGGTTGCCGGTGAGCCACTCGCGGATCTCGGGCTCCGTGGGGGCATCGCCGTCGGCGGTGGAGTCGACGAGTTCACCGAGCGACATGACCATGCCGGGGGTGCAGAACCCGCACTGGGTGCCGTGTTCCTGGCGCAGGGCCTCCTGGAGGCCGGTGAGCTCACCACCGGTGGTGGTGACTCCCTCGATGGTGGTCACCTCGGAGCCGGCGGCCGCCGCGGTGAGGACGAGGCAGCTCTTGACGGACCGGCCGTCGAGCCGCACCACGCAGGACCCGCACTGGCCCGTGTCGCAGCCGACCTTGGTGCCGGTCAGCCCGAGGCCCTCGCGCAGGCGCTCCACGAGCAGCTCGTTCGGCTGCGCCGTGAATTTCTCGGGTCTTCCGTTTACATTCAGTGTGAGATCCATGCGAGCGCCTGCGCTTCCGTGAGCGGCCGGTTGAAGAGGGGCCCGCCGGGCTGCTGGAGAATTCCCCCGGAGTGCAGCGGACCGGTGTCCACGGGAGCGAATCCGAGATCCGTGATGACCCCCGCGACGATTTCCTTGGCTTTCCCGTCGTCGCCGGCCACGAAATGGGCCAGGCGCTGTGACTCTTTTCGGCCGGGATCGGTTCCGGCGACGGCGAGTGTCTCGAAATGCATGGTGTTCAGGGATTTCACGACCCGCGCGCCGGGATACCACTCGGCGACGAGTTCGCTGGAGCCGCGCCCACCCAGCTCCCGGGGGTTGCCCGGGCCGCTGAAGGCGTTCGTCGCGTCGACGAGCACGGCGCTGCGCACGGCGTCCTGGGGCAGCAGGCCCTGGACGCTGTCGAAGGGCACCATCAGCACCAGCAGTTCGCTCCGGTCCGCCGCCTCGGCGGGGTGCGCCGCCGAGGCCGCCGGCCCGAGTTCGGCCAGCAGCGGGCCGATACTGAGGGGGCCGCGGGCGTTCGCGAGGACGACCTCGTGACCTGCCGCCACCACGATCCGGGCGAGGGTCGAACCGATCCGCCCTGTGCCGATGATGCCCAATCGCATTGCCGCTCCTTCGGGAGGAATCTCCAGGCGGTGCCCAGCCCGTTCCGGACTCAGTCCATGCCGATCCAGACCGACTTGGTCTGGGTGTAGCTCTCCAGGGATTCGGGCCCGCATTCGCGGCCGAACCCGGAGGCCTTGTAGCCGCCGTACGGCACGGAGGGGTCGTACTGGTTGTAGCAATTGACCCAGACCGTTCCGGCCTTGATCTGCGAGGCGACCCGGTGGGCGCGCCGCAGGTCCTTGGTGTGGACACCGGCGGCGAGGCCGTACGCGCTGTCGTTGGCGATGCGTACGGCGTCCTCCTCCGTGTCGAAGGGGATGATCGACAGGACCGGGCCGAAGATCTCCTCCTGGGCGATCCGCATCGAGTTGTCGACGCCCGTGAAGATCGTCGGCAGGAAGTACAGGCCTTCGGAGGAAGCGCCCTCGGGCGTCCAGCCGGTGCCGCCGGTGCGCAGGACGGCGCCTTCCTTCTCGCCGACCTCGATGTACGAGCTCACCTTGTCGAACTGGCCGCGGTGGGCCAGCGGGCCGAACAGGGTGGCCGGGTCGCGCGGGTCGCCGGGCTTGAGGGCGGAGGCCCGGCGCACCAGGCGCTCGACCATCTCGTCGTGGACGGGGCGCTGGAGCAGCAGGCGGGAGCCGGCGGTGCAGATCTCGCCCTTGTTGTAGTAGATGCCGAAGAACGCGAGCTCCTCGGCGGCGTCGAGGTCGGCGTCGGCGAAGACGATGTTGGCGGACTTGCCGCCGAGTTCCATCGTCACCTTCTTCAGGGTGCCGGCCGACTTGCGGATGATCGACTGGCCCACGACGGTGGACCCGGTGAAGGCGATCTTGTCGATGTCCGGGTGGTCGCTGAGGGTCTGGCCCAGCTCCACGCCGGGCCCGGTGACCACGTTCAGCACCCCGTCCGGGATCTCCGCCTCCTGGAAGAGCTCGGCGATCTTCAGCGCCGTGAGCGGGGTCGCCGGGGAGGGCTTGTGGACGACCGTGTTCCCCGCCGCGAGAGCCGGCGCGATCTTCGTCATCGACAGCAGCAGCGGGAAGTTGAACGGGGTGATCGCGCAGACGACGCCCAGCGGTTCGCGCAGGGTGTACGCGAGCTGCCCGCCGGCCGGGGCCCGCGAGGAGCCGTCGACGCGGGTGACCGCGCCGGCGTAGTAGTGCATCAGCTGCGCGGCCATGGGGGCGTCGACCGTGCTGGAGAAGGCGAACGGCTTGCCCATGTCCACCGTCTCCAGCAGGGCGATCTCCTCCAGGTCCCGCTCGATCAGCTCACCGACCCGGTTCAGCCGCAGCGCGCGTTCCTGGGCGGACAGTCTGCTCCACGGACCCTCCTCGTACGCCGTGCGGGCGGCGGCCACGGCCGCGTCCGCGTCAGCGGCGGTGGCCTGGGCCACCGGCACGATCTCCTGTCCGTCCACGGGGCTGATGTCCGGCTCGGTCCTGCCGTCCTGGGACGGGACCCATTTGCCGCCGATGAAGAGCTTGCCGGGGTTGGCGAGGGGCGGGCCGCTCAGCTCACGCTTGGTCATGGCTGCCTTCCGGTGTCGGGTGCGGGGCGCGGTGGTGCTAGCCCTTCGCGAGCTGCGATAAGAAGGTCTCGGCGAGGGCCTTGGAGGAGTACGGGTTCTGGCCGGTGGTGAGCTTGCGGTCCACGACCACGTGGGAGTCCCAGATCGCTTCGGCCTTCTCGTACCGGGCGCCGAGCCGGGTGAGCTCGACCTCCAGGATCAGCGGGAGGCGGCCGGCCATGTTGGTGACCAGTTCCTCGGCGTGGGAGAAGGCGGTCATTCTGTAGCCCTCGAACGGCCACCGGCCCTCACCGTCGCGGAGCGCGAGCAGCGAGGTGTGTCCGTGGCAGACGGTGGCCAGCGGCTTGTCCTGGGCGATGGCCCACCGCAGGATCTGGGCGAGCTCGTCGGACTTGGGCAGGTCGCCGATGGCGCCGTGGCCACCGCTGACGTAGATGCCGTCGTAGTCGGCGATGTCCTTCTCGCCCAGGGTCTCCAGGGCGATCGGGTCGTTCAGCTGCGGGGTGTCCCCGATGACGCGGACGTATGCGGCCGCGTTGGCCTCGTCCTCGTTGGGCGAGCCCTGGGGGCGGACCCACTGGAGGAACTGGGGGTCGATGCTGGTCTGGTCGACCGTGGGCGCCTGTCCCCCGATCGTCGCCACGTCCACGGTGTGGCCGGCGGCCTTGAAGAGCGTATAAGGAACCACGAATTCCTCGGCCCAGAATCCCGAGGGGTGTTGTTCCCCGTCCAAGAGATGGAGCGTTGCCTTGGCCGTCATGACGACGAGAATCTTCATGACTGTTCTCCTTGTTCTGGAATCGCTGCCGATTCAACACGCCGCCCGCGAGGGGCGTAAGGGGGGAGCGTCAGGCGCGTGATACTTCGTCACGTGCGTCCAACGCCGAGATGATGGTGCGGAATTCACCGACCAGGGGGTGGTCGGGATGGGCTTCGGCGAATATGCGTTCGCCGTACAGAGCGGCCATTTCCGGCGCGTAGGGGAGGATTCCGGCCAGGGGGGCGTCGTACGCCTCCTCGGCGCGCCGGCAGACCTCGTCCCGGTCGACGCCGTGCGGGGCCATGCTCATGACCAGGGCGCGCCGGCAGGGCAGCCGCCCGGCCAGTGCGAGCGTCTCGTCGACCCCGGTGAGATCGATGCGGTCCGCCCGTACCATGATCATCAGTACGTCGGCGCTGGCCATGGCCGTCACCGACTCGTTGTTGAGTCCGGCGTGCGTGTCCAGCAGCAGCACGTCGAGGGCGAGGTGCTGCGACAGCCGGTCGAAGCCCTCCGGCAGCAGCCCCACGTCGTACCCGGTGGACATGAGCTCGCGCAGGGCGGCGGTCCCGGTCCGGGCCGGTACGACGTACAGCCCGGGCACACCGACCTGCTGGGCCGCGGCCTCGATCTCGCACCGGCCGAGCAGGTAGTCGGCCAGCGAGAAGCCGGGCTCCAGCCGGAACAGCAGGTCCAGGGTGGGCGACTGGATGTCGGTGTCGACCACCCCCACCCGGCGCCCCTCGGCCGCGATCAGCAGCGCGAGGTTCGCCAGCACCGAGGACTTTCCGGTGCCGCCGCGGTGCGAGTGCACCACGATGGTCCGGGTCATCTACGCCACCACCCGATGCCCGGCACCGCTCGCGCGCGGCCCCCGCGCCGCACGTGGCCGGTGCAGGGCCAGCATGGTGACGTCGTCGTGCTGTTCGGCGGTGCCGGTGTGCTCGCGCACCGCCAGGTCGATCCGGTCGACCACGTCCTTGCCGCTCACCGGCGGACCGGCGAGCAGGTCCAGCATCCGTTCGTCGCCGAGGAAGCTGCCGTTGGGGCAGCGGGCCTCGGGGACCCCGTCCGTGAACACGAAGAGCGTGTCCCCGGGATTGAGCTGGGCGTAGCCGAGGGTGTAGACGCAGTCGGGCAGGACTCCGACGGCCGGCCCGGTGACGTCCAGCGGGACGGGGTCGCTGCCGTCGGCGCGCAGCAGCAGCGGCGGGTTGTGGCCGCCGTTGATGTAGACCAGGCTGCCGGTGAGCGGGTCGAGCACCCCGAAGAACAGGGTGGCGAAGTAGCCCTGCCGCAGGTGGTTGCGGGTGAGGTAGCCGTTGGTGGCGGTGACCGCGTTGAGCAGCGGGGTGGCGCCCACGACCGGGGTGCGCCGGCTGCCGCCGGTGCGCCCGGCCGCCATCAGGTGCTGGAGGCCGCTGTTCTCGGCGGTGTGCCGCAGCAGGGAGCGGATGAGCGCCATGAAGAGCGCGGCGCCGACCCCCTTGTCGCAGACGTCGGCGACGACGACCGCGAGCCGGCGGCCCCGGGAGATCTCGAAGACGTCGTAGAAGTCCCCGGCGACCTGTCGGGCCGGCCGGAACCGTACGTCGATCTCCCAGCCCTCCGGGACCGGCAGCGATTCGGGCAGGAACCCGGCCTGGATCTCCCGGCCGATCTCCAGTTCCTTCTCGTACCCCATGAGCTCGGCCCGGGCGTCGGCCTCGCGCAGGGTGCGGCCGAGTCCGGCGCGCTCCGAGCAGCTGTGCAGCCGGGCCCCGACCAGGGCGGGCAGGAACGGCGGTACGAGGTAGTCGTGACCGAGGCGGACGTGCCCCTCCAGGGCGGCGAACTCCGTCACGGTCCAGACGACCACGATGGGCGCCCCGGCCCAGCGGCGCAGCCGGCGGACGGCCGTGCGTACCGACTCCCCGTCGGATTCGGCGGGTACGAGCAGCACGTCCGCGACGGGCAGCTCCTCCGTGTCGCCGTACAGCAGGTCCGGCAGGGTGCGGGTGACGAGCTCCGCGTCCATCGACCGCAGCGCGTCGAACAGCTGCGGCGGCGGAGGCGGGTACTGGTCGAGGATGATCACGGTCGTGGAGGGCATGGGTCCGTCCCCTCAGCCTTCACAGTCAGCGTGCTGATGTTGCGGCCGTCCCTACGGGTGTAGCTGTACTCGTCCACGCTGGTCAGCGCCAGGTGGATGCCGAGTCCGCCGACCCTGCGCCGCTCCGGGGGGAGCCCGGGGACGGGCGGCAGGCAGCCCTCGACGGGGTCGAAGGCGGGTGCGGTGTCCTCGATGACGATCTGCACCCCGCCGGGACCGGAGCGGCCGCGGACGGTGATCCGCCCGTCGCCGCCCCGGTACCCGTGCATCACGATGTTCGTGGCCAGCTCGTCCAC
This genomic window contains:
- a CDS encoding xanthine dehydrogenase family protein molybdopterin-binding subunit; this translates as MTTVTGETTETVEAADTAQTTEATGTAEAAPYGNGVLGQPLDSREDPQLLRGEATYVADINLPGTAHMAILGSPVAHAKILSIDTKAAEQLPGVLKVATAADFTDVMPLPCIWIPGGVESHFPPHPYGLPGARPVLTGDTVRHVGDPIAVVVAETPRQAAAALSAIEVAYEPLPVVTLADEALKEGAPQLHEAVPGNLNAYWTCGDKDRTDAAIAVAEVTVELDLVNQRTINSPIEPRGAVGDYNAATGEYTLYASTQGPHNHRFLLSALVLGIPFNKLRVVAPTVGGSFGTKGYLYPDMALVLLLSKALGRPVKWVDTRTGLMNSTVQGRDHRQHVVLAGTRDGRITAVRATSYANLGAYPSTIGPGVATALMGRSISGMYDIDAAFCEVYAAFTNTVSLGAQRGSGRAEAAFLMERLVDRYACEIGMDPAAVRRKNLVPKEKFPYDNGLGWTYDSGNYQLNFDRAMELSDYAGMPARKAEARARGKRLGVGIASYVAICGVGPSTRMSKEGMLGGTWESANIRVHPTGEVTVTVGSASTGQSHGTVFAQVAADELGIDPAQVQVYEGDTLKAPYGQGTYGSRSYSMAAPAVALTARKLKAKLVKAGAVFLGVPEDKVVYEGGKVYEDGNPENTKTFAELAMAMWYGWGLPPEIEPALDETTHFDPPDFNYPFGTHVAVVEIDELTGETEVVAYTAVDDAGNIGNPKVVLGQIEGSIMHGLGQALMEHAVYDENGLLVSSDLTRYALPRAFDAPFFTLDKTTTPSPHNPLGAKGAGEIATVPPAAAVVNAVVDALSDLGVRHIDMPVTPEKVWRRLRGEAQ
- a CDS encoding PP2C family protein-serine/threonine phosphatase codes for the protein MPSTTVIILDQYPPPPPQLFDALRSMDAELVTRTLPDLLYGDTEELPVADVLLVPAESDGESVRTAVRRLRRWAGAPIVVVWTVTEFAALEGHVRLGHDYLVPPFLPALVGARLHSCSERAGLGRTLREADARAELMGYEKELEIGREIQAGFLPESLPVPEGWEIDVRFRPARQVAGDFYDVFEISRGRRLAVVVADVCDKGVGAALFMALIRSLLRHTAENSGLQHLMAAGRTGGSRRTPVVGATPLLNAVTATNGYLTRNHLRQGYFATLFFGVLDPLTGSLVYINGGHNPPLLLRADGSDPVPLDVTGPAVGVLPDCVYTLGYAQLNPGDTLFVFTDGVPEARCPNGSFLGDERMLDLLAGPPVSGKDVVDRIDLAVREHTGTAEQHDDVTMLALHRPRAARGPRASGAGHRVVA
- a CDS encoding ATP-binding protein — its product is MVELARKPVELEVPATTGALGDIAAFVLRLAAGAGLGKGAAYRIRLAVDELATNIVMHGYRGGDGRITVRGRSGPGGVQIVIEDTAPAFDPVEGCLPPVPGLPPERRRVGGLGIHLALTSVDEYSYTRRDGRNISTLTVKAEGTDPCPPRP
- a CDS encoding aldehyde dehydrogenase, which produces MTKRELSGPPLANPGKLFIGGKWVPSQDGRTEPDISPVDGQEIVPVAQATAADADAAVAAARTAYEEGPWSRLSAQERALRLNRVGELIERDLEEIALLETVDMGKPFAFSSTVDAPMAAQLMHYYAGAVTRVDGSSRAPAGGQLAYTLREPLGVVCAITPFNFPLLLSMTKIAPALAAGNTVVHKPSPATPLTALKIAELFQEAEIPDGVLNVVTGPGVELGQTLSDHPDIDKIAFTGSTVVGQSIIRKSAGTLKKVTMELGGKSANIVFADADLDAAEELAFFGIYYNKGEICTAGSRLLLQRPVHDEMVERLVRRASALKPGDPRDPATLFGPLAHRGQFDKVSSYIEVGEKEGAVLRTGGTGWTPEGASSEGLYFLPTIFTGVDNSMRIAQEEIFGPVLSIIPFDTEEDAVRIANDSAYGLAAGVHTKDLRRAHRVASQIKAGTVWVNCYNQYDPSVPYGGYKASGFGRECGPESLESYTQTKSVWIGMD
- a CDS encoding MinD/ParA family protein; the encoded protein is MTRTIVVHSHRGGTGKSSVLANLALLIAAEGRRVGVVDTDIQSPTLDLLFRLEPGFSLADYLLGRCEIEAAAQQVGVPGLYVVPARTGTAALRELMSTGYDVGLLPEGFDRLSQHLALDVLLLDTHAGLNNESVTAMASADVLMIMVRADRIDLTGVDETLALAGRLPCRRALVMSMAPHGVDRDEVCRRAEEAYDAPLAGILPYAPEMAALYGERIFAEAHPDHPLVGEFRTIISALDARDEVSRA
- a CDS encoding NADPH-dependent F420 reductase, coding for MRLGIIGTGRIGSTLARIVVAAGHEVVLANARGPLSIGPLLAELGPAASAAHPAEAADRSELLVLMVPFDSVQGLLPQDAVRSAVLVDATNAFSGPGNPRELGGRGSSELVAEWYPGARVVKSLNTMHFETLAVAGTDPGRKESQRLAHFVAGDDGKAKEIVAGVITDLGFAPVDTGPLHSGGILQQPGGPLFNRPLTEAQALAWISH
- a CDS encoding type 1 glutamine amidotransferase domain-containing protein, with amino-acid sequence MKILVVMTAKATLHLLDGEQHPSGFWAEEFVVPYTLFKAAGHTVDVATIGGQAPTVDQTSIDPQFLQWVRPQGSPNEDEANAAAYVRVIGDTPQLNDPIALETLGEKDIADYDGIYVSGGHGAIGDLPKSDELAQILRWAIAQDKPLATVCHGHTSLLALRDGEGRWPFEGYRMTAFSHAEELVTNMAGRLPLILEVELTRLGARYEKAEAIWDSHVVVDRKLTTGQNPYSSKALAETFLSQLAKG
- a CDS encoding (2Fe-2S)-binding protein, which codes for MDLTLNVNGRPEKFTAQPNELLVERLREGLGLTGTKVGCDTGQCGSCVVRLDGRSVKSCLVLTAAAAGSEVTTIEGVTTTGGELTGLQEALRQEHGTQCGFCTPGMVMSLGELVDSTADGDAPTEPEIREWLTGNLCRCTGYHSVVRGVQRACEASRAEVPAGSPASTAVGQEV